A region of Micropterus dolomieu isolate WLL.071019.BEF.003 ecotype Adirondacks linkage group LG01, ASM2129224v1, whole genome shotgun sequence DNA encodes the following proteins:
- the hyls1 gene encoding hydrolethalus syndrome protein 1 isoform X4, with translation MEKPDITHSDKLHRQRSDSLISSESSCLHQRESQHYFEESSEGFFLHAGKVDCDRQVLTTYQNGDYTRCQQGPCDSYAQHSVAPKLQLPPGAPRSLQVEPDPDDTLNPPLTDSYSSTTDTQERRFIKRKVLRKHKGQSLVCDESVYSEDSDAASCLDERLAELHLSSTTQHDFEAENEDVTSQSDAQSSESEGISLSAFESYIRGMTRARSEGDLRPKPKSFIRPVMSQQTIKKTDPVAKYFQYKQLWEMFKLPGEKDRRDLRWEIKERLAYQPPPLKSKPKPHRVYVPNTYTVPTAKKRSALRWEIRNDLANGLLPHKFSYRF, from the exons ATGGAAAAGCCTGACATCACCCACTCCGATAAACTCCACCGTCAACGGTCAGACAGCCTCATCTCGTCCGAGTCCTCCTGCCTTCACCAAAGAGAAAG TCAGCACTACTTTGAAGAGTCCAGTGAAGGGTTTTTCTTACATGCCGGAAAAGTGgactgtgacagacag GTGCTCACCACCTATCAGAACGGAGACTATACTAGATGTCAGCAGGGGCCCTGTGACTCGTACGCTCAACACTCAGTGGCTCCGAAGCTCCAGCTGCCTCCAGGAGCTCCCAGAAGCCTGCAGGTGGAGCCAGATCCTGATGACACCCTCAACCCGCCACTCACTGACAGCTACTCATCCACTACTGACACCCAGGAGAGACGCTTCATCAAGAGAAAAGTCCTGAG GAAACATAAAGGACAATCACTTGTCTGCGATGAATCAGTCTACAGTGAAGACTCAG ACGCAGCGAGCTGTCTAGACGAACGGCTGGCGGAGCTTCATTTATCCTCGACGACTCAGCACGACTTTGAGGCGGAGAATGAAGACGTCACCAGTCAGAGTGACGCACAGAGCTCAGAGTCAGAGGGAATCTCTCTGAGTGCCTTTGAATCCTACATAAGAGGGATG ACTCGAGCTCGAAGTGAAGGTGACCTCAGACCCAAACCCAAATCCT TCATCCGACCTGTGATGAGTCAGCAAACTATAAAGAAGACAGACCCAGTGGCAAA GTATTTCCAGTACAAGCAGCTCTGGGAAATGTTTAAACTTccaggagagaaagacaggcgAGATCTCCGCTGGGAGATAAAG gaaaGACTTGCATACCAACCTCCACCA CTCAAAAGCAAG CCTAAACCTCACAGAGTTTATGTGCCGAACACGTACACCGTGCCAACAGCGAAGAAGCGCTCGGCCCTCCGCTGGGAGATCAGGAACGATTTGGCGAACGGCCTCCTTCCACACAAATTCAGCTATCGATTTTAG
- the si:ch211-69b7.6 gene encoding neuroblast differentiation-associated protein AHNAK, with the protein MPKGKLKMPELHTPDWDVDGPSGNLKSPKFNLSGTLPKGPNMDINTDLKSPDFSLKAPKIKGGIDAPDLDLPNMDLKAPKFNVNTPDVNIGSPKAKFKMPKFKMPKFNVPSLKGPEIDGNLDGPDVKVNVPNVNLKGPKADVGMPDLDISGPSGKFKKPNFNLPDFGLSGPKLDGPNLDLKSPDLDISGPNLSGGINAPDIKMPKVDLKSPKLDLNTPKLNLDMPSGKLEMPKLAKPKAELHAPDWDVNAPSGKLKSPKFNLSGTLPKGPNMDINTDLKSPDFSLKAPKIKGGIDAPDLDLPNMDLKAPKFNVNTPDVNIGSPKAKFKMPKFKMPKFNVPSLKGPEIDGNLDGPDVNVNVPNVNLKGPKADVGMPDLDISGPSGKFKKPNFNLPDFGLSGPKLDGPNLDLKSPDLDISGPNLSGGINAPDIKMPKVDLKSPKLDLNTPKLNLDMPSGKLKMPKLAKPKAELHAPGSKKPHLKMPGMGFSGPNFDLKSPDLKAELPKGPNLNMNSDLKTKDLNLKAPKMKGGIEAPKLGLPNMDLKAPNLDMNTPDVNVGFPNANFKKPKIKMPKGPNVDINGDLQGPDLNIPNVDVNGQKGKFKMPSLNAPELSLSGPKARTPDINLSGPKLKGPGLSMPDLPDARFKGPKLDLNAKRPDLGISGNIESPDIFTDFTTPQVRGGIRGPDADMTVPSGNFQNPQTDLDLADRKFKLPSFKLPQFGGSDLNRASSDIDFSASSRPTKLNISPPNAKLNMKQQEFHGDFTGPNVSAPNMDLSMPTAEMQNPQLHLKSPHLDIDDPSLDFKGGSYKKRRSDTAGVNMRMPTLDIDGDPRLRHTNRQSPRTKVRSSYPMVDAHLDHHIDYNHSDLNIDDFTEMDHVPRARGSKLDLKAPSGINIDMRDPRHTGRIPPGNINISSKHQRTKQPTPNAHLSEDPRIRVPDTQDGYYVTAFQTEAQNQRMPNRKYNTLGGPDFPLRNMDLEVPGENDQKGSTFFFSNLM; encoded by the exons ATGCCAAAAGGTAAACTGAAAATGCCAGAGCTTCATACTCCAGACTGGGATGTTGATGGTCCTTCAGGAAATTTGAAATCTCCTAAATTCAATCTTTCAGGTACTTTACCAAAAGGACCAAACATGGACATTAACACAGATCTGAAATCACCAGACTTTAGTCTGAAAGCTCCTAAGATAAAGGGTGGAATTGATGCCCCTGACTTGGACTTGCCTAATATGGACCTTAAAGCTCCCAAGTTCAATGTGAATACTCCAGATGTCAACATTGGATCACCCAAAGCAAAATTTAAAATGCCCAAATTTAAAATGCCCAAATTTAACGTCCCAAGCCTAAAAGGACCTGAGATTGATGGAAATTTAGATGGTCCAGATGTTAAGGTAAATGTACCCAATGTTAATCTTAAAGGTCCTAAAGCTGATGTAGGAATGCCAGATCTTGATATTTCTGGTCCGTCTGGAAAATTCAAAAAGCCAAATTTTAACCTGCCTGATTTTGGTCTTTCGGGTCCAAAGTTAGATGGCCCTAACTTGGACCTGAAATCACCTGACCTAGATATCTCTGGTCCCAATCTCAGTGGTGGAATAAATGCACCAGAC ATAAAGATGCCCAAGGTTGATCTTAAAAGCCCCAAACTGGACCTCAATACCCCAAAGCTCAACTTAGACATGCCATCAGGGAAACTGGAGATGCCAAAACTGGCAAAACCAAAGGCAGAGCTTCATGCTCCAGACTGGGATGTTAATGCTCCGTCAGGAAAATTGAAATCTCCTAAATTCAATCTTTCAGGTACTTTACCAAAAGGACCAAACATGGACATTAACACAGATCTGAAATCACCAGACTTTAGTCTGAAAGCTCCTAAGATAAAGGGTGGAATTGATGCCCCTGACTTGGACTTGCCTAATATGGACCTTAAAGCTCCCAAGTTCAATGTGAATACTCCAGATGTCAACATTGGATCACCCAAAGCAAAATTTAAAATGCCCAAATTTAAAATGCCCAAATTTAACGTCCCAAGCCTAAAAGGACCTGAGATTGATGGAAATTTAGATGGTCCAgatgttaatgtaaatgtacccAATGTTAATCTTAAAGGTCCTAAAGCTGATGTAGGAATGCCAGATCTTGATATTTCTGGTCCGTCTGGAAAATTCAAAAAGCCAAATTTTAACCTGCCTGATTTTGGTCTTTCGGGTCCAAAGTTAGATGGCCCTAACTTGGACCTGAAATCACCTGACCTAGATATCTCTGGTCCCAATCTCAGTGGTGGAATAAATGCACCAGACATAAAGATGCCCAAGGTTGATCTTAAAAGCCCCAAACTGGACCTCAATACCCCAAAACTAAACTTGGACATGCCATCAGGGAAACTGAAGATGCCAAAACTGGCAAAACCAAAGGCAGAGCTTCATGCTCCAGGCTCCAAAAAGCCACATTTGAAGATGCCTGGTATGGGGTTTTCTGGTCCAAACTTTGACCTCAAGTCACCAGATCTTAAGGCCGAATTACCGAAAGGACCAAATTTAAACATGAATTCAGACCTGAAAACTAAGGATTTGAATCTCAAAGCTCCAAAGATGAAAGGTGGTATAGAGGCCCCCAAATTAGGCTTACCAAACATGGACCTTAAAGCTCCCAATTTAGATATGAACACTCCAGATGTCAATGTTGGTTTCCCTAATGCAAATTTCAAAAAGCCCAAAATCAAGATGCCAAAAGGCCCTAATGTTGACATAAATGGGGACCTACAGGGGCCTGACCTAAATATCCCAAATGTAGATGTTAATGGCCAAAAAGGAAAATTTAAAATGCCAAGTTTAAATGCACCAGAACTCAGTCTCTCTGGACCTAAGGCAAGAACACCAGACATTAATCTTTCAGGCCCTAAACTGAAAGGCCCTGGTTTAAGTATGCCAGACTTGCCGGATGCCAGGTTCAAAGGTCCCAAGTTAGACCTCAATGCAAAACGTCCTGATCTAGGAATAAGTGGTAACATAGAGTCGCCTGACATCTTTACTGACTTTACTACCCCTCAAGTCAGAGGAGGAATAAGAGGTCCAGATGCTGACATGACTGTACCCTCAGGAAACTTCCAGAATCCTCAGACTGATCTTGATTTGGCAGACAGAAAATTCAAACTTCCTTCTTTCAAGCTGCCTCAGTTTGGAGGCTCAGATCTTAATAGGGCATCATCTGATATTGACTTTAGTGCATCATCGAGACCAACAAAGCTGAATATTTCTCCTCCAAATGCAAAACTAAATATGAAACAACAAGAGTTTCATGGGGATTTCACAGGACCAAATGTTAGTGCACCAAACATGGACCTCAGCATGCCGACAGCAGAAATGCAGAATCCACAGCTGCATTTAAAATCTCCACATCTTGACATTGATGATCCTTCACTAGATTTCAAAGGGGGTTCTTATAAGAAGCGCAGATCAGATACCGCAGGGGTAAACATGAGAATGCCTACCCTAGACATAGATGGAGATCCCAGACTTCGTCACACTAATAGACAGTCACCTAGGACCAAAGTAAGGTCCAGCTACCCTATGGTGGATGCTCATTTAGATCACCACATTGATTACAACCATTCAGATCTCAATATTGATGATTTCACAGAAATGGATCATGTGCCTAGAGCCAGAGGTTCAAAACTGGACCTTAAGGCACCGTCAGGTATTAATATTGACATGAGGGACCCCAGACATACCGGAAGAATTCCTCCTGGTAATATTAATATATCGTCAAAGCACCAGAGAACAAAGCAGCCAACACCTAATGCACATTTGTCTGAAGATCCAAGAATAAGGGTACCTGACACTCAAGATGGATACTATGTCACTGCTTTTCAAACTGAAGCACAAAATCAAAGAATGCCAAACCGCAAATATAACACACTTGGGGGGCCTGATTTTCCTCTAAGAAATATGGACCTTGAAGTACCAGGTGAAAATGACCAAAAAGGGTcaactttctttttctccaaCCTCATGTAG
- the mrpl4 gene encoding 39S ribosomal protein L4, mitochondrial, translating to MLRCSLVICGRGVAKRFASSFSGESALPSNLLLPTNLVDPARLKRPPPPADCSLPVLRKCDAIVPAHLSPVQTWVETLERRDSEPLGLAHLHPDVFAVPPRLDILHDVEKWQKNYKRISHANTKVRSEVRGGGRKPWKQKGSGRARHGSIRSPIWRGGGVSHGPRGPTSYYYMLPMKVRVQGLKVALSSKLAQDYLYIVDSLNIPTPDSQYLLDLIRHKHWGESVLIVNLDEEFPDNILQATANLKTVNIIPAIGLNVHSILKHEAVVLTLETIKFLEDKLLWHDQRYTPLYPFRLPYSDLP from the exons ATGCTTCGTTGTTCTCTCGTAATTTGTGGCAGAGGAGTCGCTAAAAGG TTTGCCTCATCGTTTTCTGGCGAGAGCGCTCTGCCTTCCAATTTACTGCTGCCTACAAACCTTGTGGACCCTGCCAGATTAA agcgtcctcctcctcctgcagacTGCTCCCTGCCTGTCCTGAGGAAGTGCGACGCCATCGTTCCCGCCCACCTGAGCCCCGTCCAGACGTGGGTGGAGACTCTGGAGAGGCGGGACAGCGAGCCGTTGGGTTTGGCTCACCTCCACCCAGATGTCTTCGCTGTGCCTCCCAG gcTCGACATTCTCCATGACGTTGAAAAGTGGCAGAAAAATTATAAAAGAATT AGCCACGCCAACACAAAGgtcaggtcagaggtcagaggtggaGGCAGGAAACCATGGAAACAGAAAGGAAGTGGAAGAGCACGCCATGGAAGCATCCGATCACCGATATGGAGAGGAG GTGGGGTGTCTCATGGACCCAGAGGGCCGACCAGTTACTACTACATGTTACCCATGAAAGTTCGAGTGCAAGGACTCAAAGTGGCTCTGAGCTCCAAGCTGGCTCAG GACTACCTTTACATCGTGGACTCTCTCAACATCCCCACACCTGACTCTCAGTACCTGTTGGACCTCATCAGACACAAACACTGGGGAGAGTCGGTGTTAATAGTCAATTT AGATGAAGAGTTTCCCGACAACATCCTTCAGGCAACAGCTAATTTGAAGACAGTGAACATTATTCCAGCCATTG GTCTGAATGTCCACAGCATCCTGAAACATGAAGCCGTTGTCCTCACTCTGGAAACGATTAAGTTTCTGGAAGACAAGCTGCTTTGGCACGACCAGCGTTACACACCTCTGTACCCATTTAGACTGCCCTACTCAGATCTCCCATAG
- the hyls1 gene encoding hydrolethalus syndrome protein 1 isoform X3, whose protein sequence is MDNLDFSEEEIQEQLAILGYKNIPKHRLREFKQDLDDLIQHGEWKSLTSPTPINSTVNGQTASSRPSPPAFTKEKVSQHYFEESSEGFFLHAGKVDCDRQVLTTYQNGDYTRCQQGPCDSYAQHSVAPKLQLPPGAPRSLQVEPDPDDTLNPPLTDSYSSTTDTQERRFIKRKVLRKHKGQSLVCDESVYSEDSDAASCLDERLAELHLSSTTQHDFEAENEDVTSQSDAQSSESEGISLSAFESYIRGMTRARSEGDLRPKPKSFIRPVMSQQTIKKTDPVAKYFQYKQLWEMFKLPGEKDRRDLRWEIKERLAYQPPPHGCLASKLKS, encoded by the exons atGGACAATCTGGATTTCTCAGAAGAGGAAATTCAAGAACAACTGGCGATCCTGGGCTACAAAAACATCCCAAAACACCGGCTTCGTGAATTCAAGCAAG ATCTCGATGACCTGATTCAACATGGAGAATGGAAAAGCCTGACATCACCCACTCCGATAAACTCCACCGTCAACGGTCAGACAGCCTCATCTCGTCCGAGTCCTCCTGCCTTCACCAAAGAGAAAG TTAGTCAGCACTACTTTGAAGAGTCCAGTGAAGGGTTTTTCTTACATGCCGGAAAAGTGgactgtgacagacag GTGCTCACCACCTATCAGAACGGAGACTATACTAGATGTCAGCAGGGGCCCTGTGACTCGTACGCTCAACACTCAGTGGCTCCGAAGCTCCAGCTGCCTCCAGGAGCTCCCAGAAGCCTGCAGGTGGAGCCAGATCCTGATGACACCCTCAACCCGCCACTCACTGACAGCTACTCATCCACTACTGACACCCAGGAGAGACGCTTCATCAAGAGAAAAGTCCTGAG GAAACATAAAGGACAATCACTTGTCTGCGATGAATCAGTCTACAGTGAAGACTCAG ACGCAGCGAGCTGTCTAGACGAACGGCTGGCGGAGCTTCATTTATCCTCGACGACTCAGCACGACTTTGAGGCGGAGAATGAAGACGTCACCAGTCAGAGTGACGCACAGAGCTCAGAGTCAGAGGGAATCTCTCTGAGTGCCTTTGAATCCTACATAAGAGGGATG ACTCGAGCTCGAAGTGAAGGTGACCTCAGACCCAAACCCAAATCCT TCATCCGACCTGTGATGAGTCAGCAAACTATAAAGAAGACAGACCCAGTGGCAAA GTATTTCCAGTACAAGCAGCTCTGGGAAATGTTTAAACTTccaggagagaaagacaggcgAGATCTCCGCTGGGAGATAAAG gaaaGACTTGCATACCAACCTCCACCA CATGGCTGCTTGGCATCGAAGCTTAAAAGCTAA
- the hyls1 gene encoding hydrolethalus syndrome protein 1 isoform X1, with amino-acid sequence MDNLDFSEEEIQEQLAILGYKNIPKHRLREFKQDLDDLIQHGEWKSLTSPTPINSTVNGQTASSRPSPPAFTKEKVSQHYFEESSEGFFLHAGKVDCDRQVLTTYQNGDYTRCQQGPCDSYAQHSVAPKLQLPPGAPRSLQVEPDPDDTLNPPLTDSYSSTTDTQERRFIKRKVLRKHKGQSLVCDESVYSEDSDAASCLDERLAELHLSSTTQHDFEAENEDVTSQSDAQSSESEGISLSAFESYIRGMTRARSEGDLRPKPKSFIRPVMSQQTIKKTDPVAKYFQYKQLWEMFKLPGEKDRRDLRWEIKERLAYQPPPLKSKPKPHRVYVPNTYTVPTAKKRSALRWEIRNDLANGLLPHKFSYRF; translated from the exons atGGACAATCTGGATTTCTCAGAAGAGGAAATTCAAGAACAACTGGCGATCCTGGGCTACAAAAACATCCCAAAACACCGGCTTCGTGAATTCAAGCAAG ATCTCGATGACCTGATTCAACATGGAGAATGGAAAAGCCTGACATCACCCACTCCGATAAACTCCACCGTCAACGGTCAGACAGCCTCATCTCGTCCGAGTCCTCCTGCCTTCACCAAAGAGAAAG TTAGTCAGCACTACTTTGAAGAGTCCAGTGAAGGGTTTTTCTTACATGCCGGAAAAGTGgactgtgacagacag GTGCTCACCACCTATCAGAACGGAGACTATACTAGATGTCAGCAGGGGCCCTGTGACTCGTACGCTCAACACTCAGTGGCTCCGAAGCTCCAGCTGCCTCCAGGAGCTCCCAGAAGCCTGCAGGTGGAGCCAGATCCTGATGACACCCTCAACCCGCCACTCACTGACAGCTACTCATCCACTACTGACACCCAGGAGAGACGCTTCATCAAGAGAAAAGTCCTGAG GAAACATAAAGGACAATCACTTGTCTGCGATGAATCAGTCTACAGTGAAGACTCAG ACGCAGCGAGCTGTCTAGACGAACGGCTGGCGGAGCTTCATTTATCCTCGACGACTCAGCACGACTTTGAGGCGGAGAATGAAGACGTCACCAGTCAGAGTGACGCACAGAGCTCAGAGTCAGAGGGAATCTCTCTGAGTGCCTTTGAATCCTACATAAGAGGGATG ACTCGAGCTCGAAGTGAAGGTGACCTCAGACCCAAACCCAAATCCT TCATCCGACCTGTGATGAGTCAGCAAACTATAAAGAAGACAGACCCAGTGGCAAA GTATTTCCAGTACAAGCAGCTCTGGGAAATGTTTAAACTTccaggagagaaagacaggcgAGATCTCCGCTGGGAGATAAAG gaaaGACTTGCATACCAACCTCCACCA CTCAAAAGCAAG CCTAAACCTCACAGAGTTTATGTGCCGAACACGTACACCGTGCCAACAGCGAAGAAGCGCTCGGCCCTCCGCTGGGAGATCAGGAACGATTTGGCGAACGGCCTCCTTCCACACAAATTCAGCTATCGATTTTAG
- the hyls1 gene encoding hydrolethalus syndrome protein 1 isoform X2, with product MDNLDFSEEEIQEQLAILGYKNIPKHRLREFKQDLDDLIQHGEWKSLTSPTPINSTVNGQTASSRPSPPAFTKEKVSQHYFEESSEGFFLHAGKVDCDRQVLTTYQNGDYTRCQQGPCDSYAQHSVAPKLQLPPGAPRSLQVEPDPDDTLNPPLTDSYSSTTDTQERRFIKRKVLRKHKGQSLVCDESVYSEDSDAASCLDERLAELHLSSTTQHDFEAENEDVTSQSDAQSSESEGISLSAFESYIRGMTRARSEGDLRPKPKSFIRPVMSQQTIKKTDPVAKYFQYKQLWEMFKLPGEKDRRDLRWEIKERLAYQPPPPKPHRVYVPNTYTVPTAKKRSALRWEIRNDLANGLLPHKFSYRF from the exons atGGACAATCTGGATTTCTCAGAAGAGGAAATTCAAGAACAACTGGCGATCCTGGGCTACAAAAACATCCCAAAACACCGGCTTCGTGAATTCAAGCAAG ATCTCGATGACCTGATTCAACATGGAGAATGGAAAAGCCTGACATCACCCACTCCGATAAACTCCACCGTCAACGGTCAGACAGCCTCATCTCGTCCGAGTCCTCCTGCCTTCACCAAAGAGAAAG TTAGTCAGCACTACTTTGAAGAGTCCAGTGAAGGGTTTTTCTTACATGCCGGAAAAGTGgactgtgacagacag GTGCTCACCACCTATCAGAACGGAGACTATACTAGATGTCAGCAGGGGCCCTGTGACTCGTACGCTCAACACTCAGTGGCTCCGAAGCTCCAGCTGCCTCCAGGAGCTCCCAGAAGCCTGCAGGTGGAGCCAGATCCTGATGACACCCTCAACCCGCCACTCACTGACAGCTACTCATCCACTACTGACACCCAGGAGAGACGCTTCATCAAGAGAAAAGTCCTGAG GAAACATAAAGGACAATCACTTGTCTGCGATGAATCAGTCTACAGTGAAGACTCAG ACGCAGCGAGCTGTCTAGACGAACGGCTGGCGGAGCTTCATTTATCCTCGACGACTCAGCACGACTTTGAGGCGGAGAATGAAGACGTCACCAGTCAGAGTGACGCACAGAGCTCAGAGTCAGAGGGAATCTCTCTGAGTGCCTTTGAATCCTACATAAGAGGGATG ACTCGAGCTCGAAGTGAAGGTGACCTCAGACCCAAACCCAAATCCT TCATCCGACCTGTGATGAGTCAGCAAACTATAAAGAAGACAGACCCAGTGGCAAA GTATTTCCAGTACAAGCAGCTCTGGGAAATGTTTAAACTTccaggagagaaagacaggcgAGATCTCCGCTGGGAGATAAAG gaaaGACTTGCATACCAACCTCCACCA CCTAAACCTCACAGAGTTTATGTGCCGAACACGTACACCGTGCCAACAGCGAAGAAGCGCTCGGCCCTCCGCTGGGAGATCAGGAACGATTTGGCGAACGGCCTCCTTCCACACAAATTCAGCTATCGATTTTAG